Below is a genomic region from Phragmites australis chromosome 20, lpPhrAust1.1, whole genome shotgun sequence.
GGATCCGGTCGCAACAAGCGAGAGCGCATCCAAGCAGCGGCATCTCACCTCCGACTCCGCCCCCGGCCGCCTCGCCCATGGAGTCCCTGCAGCCACCGGTGCCTCCCACTAGGGGCGACCTAGTGGAAGATCACGACAGGTGGAGGCGATGAAGGTGGAGGCCAACGTGTCTGACTTCTATTGTGCCCTCTCAGAGGCCATGCCCAATAATGCGAAATACGTCATATGAGCATTCCCCAGAGCAAGCTCATTTTCTTAATTCTGCTTAGGAGTTTCTCCCCGTTATTGGCAGTGCTTGAGTTAACTGGCGGATCTCGACGCATGGACATGGGCTGATTGCCTGATTTGGGTGTGGGGATTATAGAATTTGATAGACTTTAGCTTGAAACAATGAGTTCACATATAACTTCACTTATAGCACCAGCATTGTTGAGGAATGCAGGGTTCCTGGTTTGGTTGCTAAAATGGTTGGTCACAGAAGCTTAATACTGCCAGTCAGGTGTTGTGCGATAGCTTCTTTGAGTACTCACAAACGGTCGCTTGAGAGTTGAGATTACGATGTCCGCCACCTCCTCATCCTGAGCTATGGTTTTTGGGTTGTTTTCTGCTACAGGCTAGAGCTGTGGCGTGATCAACATATCAAGTATCTTGACAAAACGGTTGAGGCATCTCGGGGCAAACTTTCATGTGCTTGATGCCAAGTAATGCTTGTCCATGGTTAAGTTGCCTTGTGGCACATCCTGTTTGAATTTGTATCACTAATGCATATTTGCTCTGgtatttgtttttaattattCCAGTCGGCCTTGGCTGTGCTACTGGATGGTTCATCCACTTGCTTTGTTGGACGAAGTACTTGACGATGATCTCAAAGATGATATTGTGGACTTCTTGCTCGATGTCAGGTTTGTTAATCAGCTAAGATATAATTGTTTGTTGATCTCGCAGTGATTTGCAGTTTAATGCTCTTAATTTTTATGCTTAAAGATATTTATTGAAAGCTCTTTCACTCCCTATTACTGAGATGAGAGCATGATGGAATGGATAGATTTGCTTGACCCAATTGCGTAAGATATGTGAGTATATCTTCTCAGTCTACAAGTAGTTTTGCACTTCTGCAAACATAACATAAGTACGCATAAATAGTGTCGGGAACAGGTTAGCTACCCatgtctaaaaaaaaaaaatttctacgGCATTCATCCAAAATACCATACAAGTAGGATATTATAGATCATTACCATTTGACACGTagtgcagcgaaagaagagtttAGAGTAGACCAATCTAACATCTTGCTCGTCAAACTCCTCaaacagcttctcgatcaggtcCACAACCAACCCTACGCATGTGATcactcactactacataacaagTCATAAGTAGCGCCTCATTAGTGTCGGTTTGAGCGTAACCGGTACtgttgacgtatcagtgccgattcttaaaCTCCTGCGCctgaactatgattgaggtgctaagaaccggcactgatacttcagtgccggttccagccacgaactgatactgatagtgactatcagtaccggttcttagcgtctcaattattgctcgcgtgtgggagtttaagaaccgacactgatagtcactatcagtgacAGTTGGAattagaaccggtactgatgcctgtgttatatttatatctaGCACTTAGCTGCTCTCCTCGTTTGCTCTATTCATCCTGACGCCGCTCGTCCTccccgaccgccgcctcctccccgttcGCAGCTTCCTCATCGCGCGTCGGCTCATCGCCTTCTCGTCCTCGTCCGCGTCACGTGCCGAccgactcctcctcctcgtcgcgcgccaaccgccgcctcctcgtcctcattgCGCACTGATCaccacctcctcgtcctcgtcgtgtgttggtccgccgccgcctccttgtCCTCATCGCGCGCTGGCCCACCGTCGCCTCCTCATCGCCTCCTTGATATCCCCATGGCGAGCAGCATCgacagtggaggtggagggtgtAGATCCAGGCAGCGTGGAGGCGGTCGCTCCATCCTATCCGGTCGCCCAGGTCCGTGTGACCACCCTTGTACTCCCAGCCTCTAGATCCTCAACAACGTTTCCCCTTCCTACCCGGAAGGGTCACAAAATACCTAGGTTAATTCTCAAATTaaagttagcaaattgtagttagcaattttaATTAGCTAATTTAAGTCCTGaaattagatattattttagttcaaaatatgttggcttattattagGTGTGTATGCtatgatattagatgtgtatcgctatatcggtgttttagatgttaTCATCACTTCTcagtgagtaactagtttgttacttccttgttctgcaattgatgacttgacatAATTGCAAGATTATCCACATGTGCTGATTGATATGGTATTGacgttttttttctttgagcatGTAGACATACCTATGACTTGTCTTAGGTACATCTGCATGCTCAGAGATGAAAATCCATTTACTATAAATTATAgtaaaattataagaatgtcagttaatattgcagtttgcagttaacaaatttagaaactaaAATGCCGATTGATTTAGATGCTTCCTTATATACAAAGGCCACATGACTTGTCCGGGAAGGAAAGTACTAGTTAAACCTTAAGTTTCAGTGTGATAGCAACAATTTCGTTATTTACAGAAGTCCAATGGAACTTCTGTttgaagcaacagctagtgcgctcatttatgtactgaatcattttgatgtaatatttggagttaaaattttagatatcaactatgcatgtaatggtatttgatgtaattttagaaatgcctATAGTTTGAATTATTGTATTACGTGTTTATCGTGacttaaacattagaagaatggatgcatgtgcatgtgatgcattttggattttacaatttttttgacTGCCGAGatctatcagtgctggttctattttagaaccgatactaataatcagtatcagtgccctAACAGGGAACTGGCATTGATAAttcattatcagtgtcggttcgtcgATGGAACATGCACTGATATTgattttcagtaccggttccgtacccgacactgatagtcattgactatcagtgctgagtaatcagtgtcggttcaaaacccaccactgatggtgatttttaatcgacactgatgagatattctgcagtagtgacgctcctcaaccaactccaagcaggtggtcgtgctcctcgaccaattccgagcaggtggttgtgcttatcgaccagttcctcgaccaaCGCCGAGCAGTAGCATTAAGATCTACACGCCGAGGAGATTAGTGTCGTAATAGCAGCAACACCTCTAtgatatccacacgtactaggcAGAATCATCGAGCGTCGATATGCTAGCACTTCACACACGGCTAGAGTTTTAGGAGATCATGTGGAGTGTAGCGGCTAGGGTTTAGGAGTGGCTCTCCCACACACGCCCCACctcacgcctctccttatataaagCTCACTAATGGCTTCccacattggaagccctttaggattctaacacctcatggatcacaatccaataaAACTCATATACAAAtctaattcgcatgttttgtttcaaaccattaagtatgtgacccgttaggttcatgtacaaatgtcTATGACTCGGAAAACCTATCCAAACTGAAgtcaatagtggtccctaggACATGTTCactcctgagtatacacaaagatcatatcagctgaaccttcatatacacatgcaccgatccctttgcctcacgatatTACTCAAAGCTCAAGGAGAGATACGTGACACCcgtgtgatagctcgaccattcactcgatcaagtagtggatttatCATAACTCTtcaatcatattggcatgaccTTGCATTTTCTCAATTCAACTACCTCGagaggcccagagatatctctctcattatcaaggaggggtaaattccatcttgatcactcacaccccacgacatgtttcataacaaatctgaaaactacctttatgactacttAATTATGGATAGCGTTTGGTAGCCctaaagtatgccactacatattctgggaatcaatgacgatcccaagtctaaggatcctgcaggtataTCATTTCAGATAATAACTGATATTATATCATAAAgaacaatcccaacagtatctcgaagtgggtctatccaacattatgttCTCTAACATTAATGCCCATATTATTGATTCGGTAtttctatacctatgatccgtgaaacgtgatcatcaatcaatatatgtactagtcttatgaatcatcccaatgatatgtgaccagggatcaaatcaaaataacatcatgatataaacaaataGTTCTATGAaaaagtcacatacttgctaatcaatataaatgatagtcatccaaagaataacacattattcagaaataCATGAATATAGACATGTGATACAAACATTTCTATAATTGCCTCTAAGGCATATCACATTCAAATAGATCACTTGCCACGACAATTTAGTCAGCTTGCATATAATAGTAAATGTTAAGCATAAATGGCTCGATACTTCAGTTGAACTATAATACATATTTCTTTCATACAAGGATGGCGCAGGTACTCTCACTTTATTATGTGTCACTTGGTTATGTATCTTAGCTTTTGGCTCAGTGTGAATTTGCTTATGGATAATTGACAAGCATATTTTGTTATACAAAACATATTTACATGCCATGTTAGAAATATTTATTGCCATTTGGTGAATATGGTGGTGGATACGGTTTTTATCACTACTATTTTAAGACAAAGATGGTAGATATGGTGGTGGACCTGGACAGGTTTGTTCCAccctcaattttttttagtacCTTACTTTTGGATTGGATAATAGCTAACGGAGTCATCCCAGCTCTCGGATCGGAGATGCTAACGGGGCAGGAATCGAAGTGGGGGACCTCTCTACCGCACCTCTTATTGGTGGAAGTGCGATTGGCTTTCTTATTCGTCTAAGTAAGGTGCATTGGCTTCCGTTGCCTAATGTTTTgcattaattttttaaatgtgATTTTATGCGATGCATCCATCAGACTTAACATGTTCTGTGAATGCAAGGGATAGAGATACTTGTTCTCTCATTCACATTAATTAAATGGACTATTTGACCAATCTAGGCTACCTTTAACATGTTCGTTTGAATAAACACAATAATATCCTGAAAGTCTCTGAATATCTATTTATAAgtaatatctatatatattttagcTAACCTATGAGTAATGTATTTATATAACTGAGGAATATATTTAGCTGAAGCTACCCTTAACATGTTCATTTGAATAAACACAATAACATCATGAAAGTCTCTGAATATCTATTTATAAGTAATATCTATCTATATTTTGACTAACCTATGAATAATGTATTTATATAACTGAGGAATATGTTTAGCTGAAGCTACCCTTAACATGTTCATCTAAATAAACACAATAACATCATGAAAGTCTCTGAATATTTGTTTATAAGTAATATCTATCTATATTTTGGCTAACCTATGAGTAATATATTATATAATTGAGGAATATGTTtagctaaaaaatataaattatcaGGGTGAtttgatttttcctttttcaaccCCGTTTGTACAAGTTCAGAATACACACTAAATCTTGTTTGTTTTTTGATATATTAAACTTGAGTTCATTTTTAGTGGCTCATTCAAGAGAACTTACACAATTACACCATTCTTTTGCCTACCTTTTTTTTGACAGCCGCCTCATCTTGCTACAACATATGTTGCAGTAAATACACTTGTGACTATAGGGAGTAAAAGAGCACTATCGTCGGTAAATATGTAACCCCTATGGCTGCTCTTAGATAAGATGTGATTTACATCTGATTTATTTGATTAGCAATTTCTACCTTGTCTGTCAGGAACAACCTGCACAAGTTTTTGCTTTGGGTGAAAGATACATCAGGTGCTTTTAGGTATGCAATTTATGAGTAGTAAATAATAGGAGGTAAAAGgtcatttttcatattttccttCTGCCCTGATGTCTGACACCAAAATGCATGAAGGTGGTGAAATTGATGTCCATGCTTGCTATACTGCAGTATCAGTGAGTTTCTTGTAGCCCTTCATGAGTTCACGTTTTTCTTGCAATTCTCTAATATCTCTTGTTAAAATCATGTTGCCAACCTTGTGAACATTCTCGATGACGAACACGCAAAAGGGGTTGAGGATTACATAGCTAGGTTTGCTTTGGTTGATGTGATTGCCAATTTTTCAACTGCAAAATGTATTGTTGCTTGGTTGCAGTTCTTTTCTATAGAACCATTGGCCAACACATATACTATATACCTCCAGGTGTCAAACTTATGAAGGTGGTATTGTAGGGGAACCTTATGCTGAAGTTCATGGTGGGTACATTTCTAATGTTTCTACAAATGTTCTGAATTTATCTATTTAGAACTTGAAGTAATAGTTGCTTTGTTAAGGTACATCTTTTGCAGGTTGGCTGCATTGATCCTGCTTAATGAGACATAGAAACTCGATTTGCCTAGCTTAATAGTAAGACAACCTCCAACCTCATTACccattatttataaatttttactACTATTCTGATGCATGTTTTGTGTTTACTTTGGCTTCATTGTGTTTAGCAATGGACATATTTGGAGTTGCACTCATTTTTCATTTAGTCAGTCCATTGGTTTTTAATTGTACGGCATGGAGTAAATACATGTGTGGTTTGTTGTTGTggcattatttttattacaatATCGTTTGAGGTTTTACTGACTGTCATCATTATTTAGGACTATGTGGCTTTTGGCCAAGGGGTGGAATGTGGATTTCAAGGGCGAACCAATAAATTGGTTGATGGTTGCTACTCCTTTTGGCAGGTAATTGCAATCTTTGTCTTCGGTTGTCTTTGGCGCATACTTTGTTTCTTATGACAGATGCCTATTACCAGGGAGCTATTGTTGCTTTATCACAAAAGCTGATAAAGATTGTCGATGAACAATTTAACTCATCATGTTCCAGGAAAAGATCGTCAGGCGAGGATGCTTGTGGCAACAGTTCATCGAGGAAGccctaaaaaaaaatcttccacTAGTAAGAATTTACACTTGGTATTTTTCTTATGAAGTGGAAATTATTTAGCATATTGTTTAACTTTTACTTACACAAATATTGTCATCCTCGTAACAGAAGTTTCTGCTCCAAATATCTTGTTAAATTAATAACTTTGAATTCCTTATATATGTGTACACTTGATTTAATGCACTTATGCAGTGATGTGCTCATATATCTTATTTTCAAATTGTATAGCAGGTACAAAAATATGTTAAACTAAATCTGGTTTGTTCGTCCTCTGGAACTGATCGATGAGTTGAAGTTAAATACTTCACATTTAGTAGCAATTGTTTTGGAACTTTTCTGTAGTGTTAGGAGTAAGGAAATTAGGGTTATCTTCTTAACAAGTCTGTATGTCTGGTATCACTTGGTATGCTTTGGTGTTCTAATCGGGCCGGTTAGACCATATAATTGGGTTGGTTAGGCCATATAATATACCAGTGATCCTATTGTAGTGGTTTTTATGATGTGCGCTTTGTTGGATTATTCATCTGGTCTACAAGAAAGTGAGCTGCAAGAGGAGTTCAACATCTGGTCGGAATGGAGATGGATTTCAACAACTTGGCAAAATAATGGTTACATAGCCTTGCGTAGAAGACTGATTGATTGATCATTAGAGCATGATGGATGAACTACTTTTGGTAAATCATTTCACGAGAGAGTGAGATGTGCTTTTGTTTTGAGTTTATTTAGCTCTCATTGATGCTATGTAGTCTTTTAATGCTTTCAGCTGAGCTTTAGTTGTTTGGCATAGGATTGCCTGGATGTGTCGAGCTTCGTCGTTTCTGTTGTTCATCTAGACTACACTGGTGTTTGTAATGAATTGGTATGGatgcttttttttaataaagacTAAGGGTATACCCTTTTATCTCTACCACTGAAATATTTTTGAGGCACGAAATATGCGTCATTTAGACATCGATTGGCATGAATTAGCACATAGAACATGCATGATGTTGATAAAATATTGGGTGTAACATTTGAGAATCGTTGCAATGCACAGGCATTGTACTAGTATTAGTAATTGACCAACAAAAAATCATCCTCTTTCACCCTCAAGGCCAAGAAATTACCATGTaatcagagaaaaaagaaagcaaagtgttcatatacatgtttataaatTACCCATCACTACTATTAAAAAATACCTTAAATACCCCTGTATATGCTTATATATCACCCACTTCTGCCATTATTAAGTGATTAAGCCAAATGctggcaaaaaaaaatcaagtaatTTGATTAATGCATTAGTTCATTGCACCCTACATGCATTTAAGAGACCAAAGTTGTAATTCAAAtgatcttttgatgtaaatttaattgaaaaaatagaaacataaCTCATTACGAGAGCtgacaaagaaagaaaataagataAGATCTGGTACAAGAGGATGACCGATCTGTTcaaatcatgaaaaataaataaacatccgttcaaagaaaaaaagcagTGTAACCTATTATCTCCCTCCTCCCCCAGAACGACGTAGATGGGCTGACAATTCGACTAGCAAACATTGTTGTTCGCTCTACAGCAGCAGAAGGAGATGGGTGTGGTGTCGGGCAGGAAGACGTTAACGCTAAGGATGTCAACAAAGCATGGTGGTGTTGAAGCAAGAGATGAGCTTGGACCATATATCCAATGTCGAATGACCAAAACGGATGCAACGAAAAAGAGAAGCCCAACAACCCCTATGGCCACCaacaatcactactacagaacatgctATCGCTGTCAGTTCAAAACTAGCATCACTGTTTGTTTTAGAACCAAAAATGAATTAGCGGTAGTTGAGGGGATttgtgacgtcctaagagg
It encodes:
- the LOC133901455 gene encoding LOW QUALITY PROTEIN: protein farnesyltransferase subunit beta-like (The sequence of the model RefSeq protein was modified relative to this genomic sequence to represent the inferred CDS: deleted 1 base in 1 codon; substituted 1 base at 1 genomic stop codon), which translates into the protein MASPHPHFVVSCPPDMAALHSFPNGRVIFEHISVIFTLPKLSIVSFTLMLPFFPTGSFEILVPHTLETTSIVEECRVPGLVAKMVGHRSLILPVRLELWRDQHIKYLTKRLRHLGANFHVLDANRPWLCYWMVHPLALLDEVLDDDLKDDIVDFLLDCRFEHGRYGGGPGQPPHLATTYVAVNTLVTIGSKRALSSVNMNNLHKFLLWVKDTSGAFRMHEGGEIDVHACYTAVSVANLVNILDDEHAKGVEDYIARCQTYEGGIVGEPYAEVHGGYIFCRLAALILLNETXKLDLPSLIDYVAFGQGVECGFQGRTNKLVDGCYSFWQGAIVALSQKLIKIVDEQFNSSCSRKRSSGEDACGNSSSRKP